A portion of the Corynebacterium occultum genome contains these proteins:
- a CDS encoding glycosyltransferase: MPLPVDAPEAAKREALIDAIDGLRLKDPEVSAAIAFTRSQKFFFLGLIAVMTLGMVLLQRWTLMLVAGIATAAYLITLIDRFLMFWRGIEKNAILRISDEQALAIPDDELPRYTVLVPAYGEPEVIGQLLDSMRAFDYPADKLQVLLLLEEDDAPTIEAAEAAHVNEVATILKVPAAEPRTKPKACNYGLHFATGEITTIFDAEDIPDPLQLRRVVAAFCSLDSSVACIQARLSYRNARQNLLTAWFTVEYDVWFNYLLPGIMRMDAPVPLGGTSNHLRTSVLQGLGAWDPYNVTEDADLGVRIKAFGYSTAVLDSVTWEEANSDTINWLRQRSRWYKGYLQTWLVYMRRPGWLIREIGPLPALRFTLLMAGTPIIAVVNMIFWYLSLTWLLGQPDTIAAMFPALVYYPALLCLIIGNAGTMYMNLVGVREGRDPLMVVAVLTFPLYWVLMSIAAIKGAWQLIFRPSYWEKTAHGLDA; this comes from the coding sequence ATGCCGCTACCGGTTGATGCCCCAGAGGCTGCCAAGCGTGAGGCCCTGATCGACGCCATCGACGGTCTGCGCCTGAAGGACCCGGAGGTTTCCGCCGCGATTGCCTTCACCCGCTCCCAGAAGTTCTTCTTCCTGGGTCTGATCGCAGTGATGACCCTGGGCATGGTCCTGCTGCAACGGTGGACCCTGATGCTGGTGGCCGGTATCGCCACCGCCGCCTACCTGATCACGCTGATCGACCGTTTCCTGATGTTCTGGCGGGGCATCGAAAAGAACGCCATTCTCCGGATCAGTGATGAACAGGCCCTGGCCATCCCTGATGATGAGCTGCCGCGCTACACGGTGCTGGTGCCCGCCTATGGTGAGCCTGAGGTGATCGGTCAGCTGCTGGACTCCATGCGCGCCTTTGACTATCCGGCGGATAAACTCCAGGTTCTGCTCCTGCTGGAGGAGGATGACGCGCCCACCATCGAGGCGGCCGAGGCCGCGCATGTCAATGAGGTGGCCACCATCCTCAAGGTCCCGGCCGCCGAGCCCCGCACCAAGCCGAAGGCCTGCAACTATGGTCTGCACTTCGCCACCGGGGAGATCACCACCATCTTCGACGCAGAGGATATCCCGGACCCCCTCCAGTTGCGTCGGGTGGTGGCCGCCTTCTGCAGCCTGGACAGCTCAGTGGCCTGCATCCAGGCGCGCTTGTCCTACCGCAATGCCCGCCAGAACCTGCTCACCGCCTGGTTCACCGTGGAGTATGACGTCTGGTTCAACTACCTGCTGCCGGGCATCATGCGGATGGACGCCCCGGTTCCCCTGGGCGGTACCTCCAACCACCTGCGCACCAGTGTGCTGCAGGGGCTGGGGGCCTGGGATCCCTATAACGTGACCGAGGATGCTGACCTGGGGGTTCGGATCAAGGCTTTCGGCTATTCCACCGCCGTCCTGGATTCAGTGACCTGGGAGGAGGCCAACAGTGACACCATCAACTGGTTGCGCCAACGTTCCCGCTGGTACAAGGGATATTTGCAGACCTGGCTGGTGTACATGCGCCGCCCCGGCTGGTTGATCCGGGAGATTGGTCCGCTTCCAGCGCTTCGCTTCACCCTGCTGATGGCGGGCACCCCGATCATCGCCGTGGTCAACATGATCTTCTGGTACCTCTCCCTGACCTGGTTGCTTGGCCAGCCAGACACCATCGCCGCGATGTTTCCCGCTCTCGTCTACTATCCGGCTCTGCTCTGTCTGATCATCGGCAACGCCGGCACCATGTATATGAATCTGGTCGGGGTGCGCGAAGGCAGAGACCCGCTCATGGTGGTGGCGGTGCTGACCTTCCCCCTCTATTGGGTGCTGATGTCCATCGCCGCGATCAAGGGAGCCTGGCAGCTGATCTTCCGCCCCTCCTACTGGGAGAAGACCGCCCATGGTCTGGATGCCTGA
- a CDS encoding gamma-glutamyltransferase family protein, whose protein sequence is MKVTCHTAMAWSGFISGLLLLLTATTTTSAGKPRGKGPPTTPPSASPPALGPGSSPAALTPPEDTSVTPEITTGYRSGMKAVSHPHFAVATANPLASAAAHRILAEGGTAADALVAAQFVLGLTEPQSSGLGGGGYVLYFDAAQNQLFAIDGRETAPCAAEENYLIQISAQDPTPPLPDARRSGRSIGVPGIVAALGQLHATHGHTAWARLLTPARELAENGFRISPRMSASVASFAADLSRDPAAAAYFLQPDGHAKPAGTLLCNPAYAETLRLIAAGGPAAFYRGEIAADIVERVNRKTPGVTPGRMSHTDLENYTPLYREVLSATYRDLLVYGISPSSAGGVAVLNTLGILENFDLARYPPTQVGDNGGLPHPMAIHLISEAQRLAYADRDAYLGDPAFVDIPGGVNELFSREYTRYRAGLINQERSMGRAVPGLDIVANSAPVTESGTSHISVIDTYGNAAALTTSVEAAFGSFHFTRGFLLNNQLMDFSTIPRDNAGTPVANRVEPGKRPRSSMSPTLVFHTTAEGERGDLFMSLGSPGGSLIIQFVIKTLINIIDWGMDPQQAVSAPSFGALNQPQTRLGIEHPLLLEHGTELATALEVLGHQVFSSVQSSGLSVLVRGSDGMITGGADPRREGVVRGG, encoded by the coding sequence ATGAAGGTGACCTGCCACACAGCAATGGCGTGGTCGGGGTTCATTTCCGGCCTGCTTCTGCTGCTCACCGCCACCACAACGACCAGCGCGGGAAAACCCCGGGGCAAAGGTCCTCCCACAACCCCACCATCAGCATCGCCCCCGGCCCTGGGCCCCGGAAGTTCGCCCGCAGCGCTGACTCCCCCGGAGGACACCTCCGTCACCCCGGAGATCACCACCGGCTACCGCTCCGGAATGAAGGCGGTGAGCCACCCCCACTTCGCTGTCGCCACCGCAAACCCACTGGCTTCCGCAGCTGCCCACCGGATTCTGGCTGAGGGCGGCACCGCCGCTGATGCCCTGGTCGCTGCGCAATTCGTGCTGGGCCTGACGGAACCCCAATCCTCCGGACTCGGCGGCGGTGGTTATGTCCTCTACTTCGATGCGGCACAAAATCAGCTCTTCGCCATCGACGGCCGGGAGACCGCACCATGCGCCGCCGAGGAGAACTATCTGATCCAGATCTCCGCCCAGGACCCCACTCCCCCGCTTCCCGACGCCCGCCGTTCGGGGCGTTCCATCGGGGTGCCCGGCATCGTGGCGGCCCTGGGACAGCTGCATGCCACCCACGGCCACACCGCTTGGGCGAGATTACTCACCCCCGCCCGGGAGCTGGCTGAGAATGGTTTCCGGATCAGCCCCCGAATGTCGGCATCCGTTGCCAGCTTCGCCGCTGATCTTTCCCGCGACCCCGCCGCGGCCGCCTATTTCCTGCAACCCGACGGACACGCCAAACCGGCGGGCACCCTGCTGTGCAACCCGGCCTACGCCGAAACCCTCCGGCTGATCGCCGCGGGCGGTCCGGCAGCCTTCTACCGGGGAGAGATCGCCGCCGACATCGTGGAACGGGTCAACCGGAAAACACCCGGTGTCACCCCAGGCCGGATGAGCCACACCGACCTGGAAAACTACACCCCGCTGTACCGAGAGGTACTGAGCGCCACCTACCGTGACCTGCTCGTCTATGGCATCTCCCCTTCCTCCGCTGGCGGGGTGGCAGTGTTGAACACCCTGGGCATCCTCGAGAATTTTGACCTGGCCAGGTATCCCCCGACCCAGGTCGGCGACAACGGCGGACTCCCCCACCCGATGGCCATTCACCTGATCAGCGAGGCCCAACGCCTGGCATACGCAGACCGCGACGCCTACCTCGGCGACCCTGCCTTCGTGGACATCCCCGGTGGAGTGAATGAATTATTCAGCCGGGAATACACCAGATACCGCGCCGGACTGATCAACCAGGAACGCTCCATGGGGCGGGCCGTCCCAGGGCTGGACATCGTGGCCAACAGCGCCCCGGTCACCGAATCCGGCACCAGCCACATCTCGGTCATCGACACCTACGGCAATGCCGCCGCGCTGACCACCAGCGTGGAAGCGGCCTTCGGCTCCTTTCACTTCACCCGCGGTTTCCTCCTCAACAACCAACTCATGGACTTCTCCACCATCCCCCGCGACAACGCCGGAACACCTGTGGCCAACCGGGTGGAACCAGGTAAAAGGCCCCGATCTTCCATGTCACCGACCCTGGTGTTCCACACCACCGCGGAAGGGGAACGCGGGGATCTCTTCATGAGCCTGGGTTCGCCGGGAGGTTCCCTGATCATCCAGTTCGTGATCAAGACCCTCATCAACATCATCGACTGGGGGATGGACCCACAGCAGGCGGTCTCCGCACCCAGCTTCGGGGCCTTGAATCAGCCGCAGACCCGGCTGGGCATCGAACATCCCCTCCTCCTCGAGCACGGCACCGAGCTCGCCACGGCGCTGGAAGTGCTCGGCCACCAGGTCTTCTCCAGCGTGCAGTCCAGCGGACTCTCCGTTCTGGTCCGCGGTTCGGATGGGATGATCACCGGGGGTGCGGATCCCCGCCGTGAGGGTGTGGTGCGCGGCGGATGA
- the cycA gene encoding D-serine/D-alanine/glycine transporter, whose amino-acid sequence MAIPEHDLAAAPPLAGQETAQSEGGSTDLHRGLSNRHIQLIAIGGAVGTGLFMGSGKTISVAGPSVLLVYAIIGFMLFFVMRAMGELLLSNLSYKSLRDAVSDILGPTAGFICGWTYWFCWIVTGMADIVAVTGYTQFWWPDIALWVPGAITILVMLGLNLVAVRLFGEIEFWFSIIKIIAIIALIFTGVVMVLTHFQSPDGSVADFSNLIAHGGFFPNGLAGFLAGFQIAIFAFVGVELAGTAAAETADPEKTLPKAINAIPIRVVLFYVVALAVIMMVTPWDRVPADASPFVQMFALAGLPAAAGVINFVVLTAAASSANSGIFSTSRMLFGLALEGQAPTRWGKLSRTQVPARGLIFSVLCLVPSLGVLYAGSSVIEAFTLITTVSSVLFMVVWSFIVVAYLSFRRKHPERHAASKFKVPGGVFMCWVVLGFFAFMVVVLTMENDTRSALMVTPVWFILLFIGWWATGGVQGAQKRAKIRQLF is encoded by the coding sequence ATGGCAATCCCCGAACATGACCTCGCAGCAGCCCCACCCCTGGCGGGGCAGGAGACAGCACAATCTGAAGGGGGTTCCACAGACCTCCACCGCGGGCTGAGCAATCGACATATCCAGCTGATCGCCATCGGTGGTGCGGTGGGTACCGGGCTCTTCATGGGCTCAGGAAAAACCATCTCGGTGGCCGGCCCCTCCGTGCTGCTGGTCTACGCCATCATCGGGTTCATGCTCTTCTTCGTGATGCGGGCAATGGGCGAGCTGCTGTTGTCGAACCTGAGCTACAAATCCCTGCGTGACGCGGTCTCCGACATCCTCGGTCCCACCGCCGGGTTCATCTGTGGCTGGACCTACTGGTTCTGCTGGATCGTCACCGGCATGGCCGATATTGTCGCGGTGACCGGATACACCCAGTTCTGGTGGCCGGACATCGCACTCTGGGTACCCGGCGCGATCACCATCCTGGTGATGCTGGGCCTGAACCTGGTTGCTGTCCGTCTCTTCGGTGAGATCGAGTTCTGGTTCTCCATCATCAAGATCATTGCCATCATCGCCCTGATCTTCACCGGTGTTGTCATGGTGTTGACACATTTCCAGTCCCCCGACGGTTCGGTGGCTGATTTTTCAAATCTCATTGCGCACGGGGGCTTTTTCCCTAATGGACTGGCGGGCTTCCTCGCCGGTTTCCAGATCGCCATCTTTGCTTTTGTGGGTGTCGAACTGGCCGGTACCGCCGCCGCCGAGACCGCCGATCCGGAGAAGACCCTCCCCAAGGCCATCAATGCCATCCCGATCCGGGTGGTCCTCTTCTACGTCGTCGCACTGGCCGTGATCATGATGGTCACCCCCTGGGATCGGGTTCCGGCGGATGCCAGCCCCTTCGTGCAGATGTTCGCGTTGGCGGGTCTCCCTGCCGCCGCGGGTGTCATCAACTTCGTGGTGCTCACCGCTGCCGCGTCCTCCGCCAACAGCGGCATTTTCTCCACTTCCCGCATGCTCTTCGGCCTCGCTCTCGAAGGCCAGGCTCCCACCCGTTGGGGCAAGCTCTCGCGGACCCAGGTGCCCGCCCGGGGACTGATATTTTCCGTGCTCTGCCTGGTTCCCAGCCTGGGGGTGCTCTACGCCGGTTCAAGCGTGATTGAGGCTTTCACCCTGATCACCACCGTTTCCTCGGTGTTGTTCATGGTGGTGTGGAGTTTTATTGTCGTCGCCTACCTGAGTTTTCGTCGCAAGCATCCGGAACGCCACGCCGCCTCCAAATTCAAGGTCCCCGGTGGTGTCTTCATGTGCTGGGTGGTTCTCGGCTTCTTCGCTTTCATGGTGGTCGTGCTGACCATGGAAAATGACACCCGTTCTGCACTCATGGTCACCCCGGTCTGGTTTATCCTGCTCTTCATCGGCTGGTGGGCCACCGGCGGGGTTCAGGGTGCCCAGAAGCGTGCCAAGATACGCCAGCTCTTCTAG
- a CDS encoding glycosyltransferase family 39 protein has product MSLLHDPHNQRNLPEYSFRHHDPRQGLSLRWNRLSRWILLASFLLYLGVGVWLARGEGFMMGDSLSRVQSAQAVLYSRYPHLAAMGFVFTPLSTLAELPFVALSPLLPGMTKWGLAAVIVSAGFMAAAVQQLWKITGDRGLSLPVAALMILVFALHPMVVLYGASGMSEAPFCFAMLLSTRRLIRWLSTDDVHDLVGGGVGLALAFLARYDALVVAAVATLMVGLLSWRRSRPGRADFHPGYAVVDMIVFAAPLALAFLVWVASSWLATGDLLAQFTSAYGNTAIIDQSGGVASGVTALGDSLMRTWLQAPLLILLLPVVGWLSWRRRDPEPLIAPVLFGTVLAFQMLTAMMGGAFGFLRFFMVGAILVAVLLIQLAPPRGHLAARRTGRGFTPRHSSTPLPATLLILLSVLVFGGHAITWQGMSSLRWAPQEYALAELFPGAESSPSEEAGRREILRTFSTERRLAQHLDSLDLEDGEVLTDTTFAFAVLTASENPKQFTVPSDSDFIIRLEEPAVTQVRYILTVAPEGRGANDPVNRRYPSIYADGADLATLELEIPNEGSGQPDYRLYRVMEP; this is encoded by the coding sequence ATGAGTCTGCTCCACGATCCCCACAACCAGCGCAACCTCCCGGAATACAGTTTCCGTCACCATGATCCTCGCCAGGGGTTGAGCCTCCGTTGGAATCGGCTGAGTCGGTGGATCCTGCTGGCATCATTCCTGCTTTATCTGGGCGTGGGGGTATGGCTGGCCCGGGGGGAGGGGTTCATGATGGGAGACTCTCTCAGCCGGGTGCAGTCCGCCCAGGCGGTGCTCTACAGCCGTTATCCGCATCTGGCTGCCATGGGCTTCGTGTTCACCCCCTTGAGCACCCTGGCTGAACTGCCTTTCGTGGCCCTGAGCCCCCTGCTCCCGGGGATGACGAAGTGGGGTCTGGCGGCGGTGATCGTCTCCGCTGGTTTCATGGCGGCTGCCGTGCAACAGCTGTGGAAGATCACCGGGGATCGGGGCCTGTCCCTCCCCGTGGCAGCACTGATGATTTTGGTCTTCGCCCTGCACCCCATGGTTGTTCTCTACGGTGCCAGCGGCATGAGTGAAGCACCTTTCTGCTTCGCGATGCTGCTGAGCACCCGGAGGCTGATCCGCTGGCTCAGCACCGATGATGTCCATGATCTGGTCGGTGGTGGGGTGGGCCTGGCGTTGGCCTTCCTCGCCCGTTATGACGCCCTGGTGGTGGCCGCCGTAGCCACCTTGATGGTCGGATTGTTGAGTTGGCGCCGCAGTCGACCCGGTCGGGCTGATTTCCACCCCGGTTATGCGGTGGTGGACATGATTGTATTCGCCGCCCCACTGGCACTTGCCTTCCTGGTCTGGGTGGCCTCCAGCTGGTTGGCCACCGGTGACCTGTTGGCCCAGTTCACCTCCGCCTACGGCAACACCGCCATCATCGATCAATCCGGTGGGGTGGCCAGCGGTGTGACTGCGCTGGGGGACTCCCTGATGCGGACCTGGCTGCAGGCGCCCCTGCTCATCCTGCTTCTGCCCGTGGTCGGATGGCTGAGCTGGCGACGTCGCGATCCGGAGCCCCTGATCGCCCCGGTCCTCTTCGGAACTGTTCTGGCTTTCCAAATGCTCACCGCCATGATGGGTGGAGCATTCGGATTCCTCCGCTTCTTCATGGTCGGCGCGATCTTGGTGGCAGTACTGCTGATTCAGCTGGCTCCACCGCGGGGACACCTCGCTGCCAGAAGAACGGGCAGGGGATTCACCCCGCGGCACAGCTCAACGCCCCTTCCGGCCACCCTGCTCATCCTGCTGTCGGTGCTGGTCTTCGGCGGTCATGCCATCACCTGGCAGGGGATGAGTTCCCTGCGTTGGGCACCACAGGAATATGCCCTGGCAGAACTGTTCCCCGGAGCGGAGAGCTCCCCTTCTGAAGAAGCCGGGAGAAGGGAGATCCTGCGGACCTTTTCCACTGAACGGCGACTGGCGCAGCATCTGGACTCCCTGGATCTTGAGGATGGTGAAGTACTCACCGACACCACCTTCGCTTTCGCAGTGCTGACCGCCTCCGAGAACCCGAAGCAGTTCACCGTGCCCTCCGACTCGGACTTCATCATCCGGCTGGAGGAACCGGCGGTCACCCAGGTGCGGTACATCCTCACCGTCGCTCCAGAAGGCCGGGGTGCCAATGATCCGGTTAACCGCCGCTATCCCTCCATCTATGCGGATGGGGCAGACCTGGCGACCCTGGAACTGGAGATCCCCAACGAGGGTTCGGGGCAGCCGGACTACCGGCTCTACCGGGTGATGGAACCCTAG
- a CDS encoding catalase — MSKNDRASSQPNGQAPGVPQSEPASFAEPTSPRPPLPPKPDQRTPADVSPTGCPFQIPLGGDGQQGEFQTTAQGTRVPTTDRSLKAGPRGPVLLQDHHLREKITHFDHERIPERVVHARGAGAHGVFRANGAASSLSRAQVFAEGEETEVFVRFSTVLGSRGSADTVRDTRGFATKFYTAEGVWDLVGNNIPVFFIQDGIKFPDVIHAGKPHPDREIPQAQSAHDTFWDFVTLHTEATHHTIWNMSDRGIPRSYRMMEGFGVNTFRFFNAAGESSLVKFHWKPRLGVHSLVWEEAQIAGGVDPDFHRRDLADAIEAGAFPEWDLGVQVFPDTEDQMFQGIDLLDPTKIVPEELVPVQIIGTMTLNANPTNFFEETEQVAFHPGHLPPGIDVTADPLLQGRLFSYLDTQISRLGGPNFSQLPINRPHAPVNDMFRDGMHQVGKHAGVAPYRPNSLDGGNPFIATEEQGARIDVPVPILETTITREQAVSFDDHYSQARLFYLSLSEVEQRHVTNAYTFELGKCYEQSIKERAVGVLAHIDQGLANTVADGLGLPHPEPQDTAEVTPSPALSQVGQKWPVQGRQLGILTTENSDPAAVAELVAAAFAADLVPLVIGESGGTLGESEVPISRTYTTARSVEFDAVVVADAPDLPEARVLLDEVFRHNKAAAVLSAAAAKAAELGLSTSGPGVVEIDTLAQAVEALDPLLATHRVWERELGA; from the coding sequence ATGTCTAAAAACGACCGCGCATCCTCCCAACCGAATGGGCAGGCTCCGGGCGTACCGCAGTCCGAGCCGGCCAGCTTCGCTGAGCCGACCTCACCGCGACCCCCGCTGCCCCCGAAGCCTGATCAGCGCACCCCGGCGGATGTCTCACCCACCGGTTGCCCCTTCCAAATCCCGCTGGGTGGAGATGGGCAGCAGGGGGAATTTCAGACCACCGCCCAGGGCACGAGGGTTCCCACCACCGACCGTTCCCTCAAGGCCGGACCCCGTGGCCCGGTTCTGCTGCAGGACCACCATCTCCGCGAGAAGATTACGCACTTCGACCATGAGCGAATCCCGGAGCGGGTGGTTCACGCCCGCGGTGCAGGTGCCCACGGTGTCTTCCGCGCCAATGGGGCCGCGTCCTCGTTGAGCCGGGCACAGGTTTTTGCTGAGGGTGAAGAGACCGAGGTGTTCGTCCGCTTCTCCACCGTGCTGGGTTCCCGTGGCTCGGCCGATACCGTCCGTGACACCCGCGGTTTCGCCACCAAGTTCTACACCGCCGAGGGGGTCTGGGATCTGGTGGGCAATAACATCCCGGTCTTCTTCATCCAGGACGGCATCAAGTTCCCGGATGTCATCCACGCCGGTAAGCCGCACCCTGACCGCGAGATCCCGCAGGCACAGAGCGCGCATGATACTTTCTGGGATTTTGTCACCCTCCACACCGAAGCCACCCACCACACCATCTGGAACATGTCTGACCGTGGCATTCCGCGTTCCTACCGGATGATGGAGGGCTTCGGTGTCAACACCTTCCGTTTCTTCAATGCGGCCGGGGAAAGCAGTCTGGTGAAGTTCCACTGGAAGCCTCGCCTGGGCGTGCACTCCCTGGTCTGGGAGGAAGCCCAGATCGCCGGGGGTGTGGATCCTGACTTCCACCGCCGTGATCTGGCGGATGCCATCGAGGCCGGAGCTTTCCCGGAGTGGGATCTGGGTGTGCAGGTGTTCCCGGACACGGAAGATCAGATGTTCCAGGGAATTGACCTGCTGGATCCCACCAAGATCGTGCCGGAGGAACTGGTTCCGGTGCAGATCATCGGCACCATGACCCTGAACGCCAACCCCACGAACTTCTTCGAGGAGACCGAGCAGGTAGCCTTCCACCCCGGCCACCTGCCACCAGGCATCGATGTCACCGCCGATCCGCTGCTCCAGGGCAGGCTCTTCTCCTACCTGGACACCCAGATCTCCCGGTTGGGCGGGCCGAATTTCTCCCAGCTGCCGATCAACCGGCCGCATGCCCCCGTCAATGACATGTTCCGGGATGGCATGCACCAGGTGGGCAAGCACGCCGGGGTCGCCCCCTACCGGCCCAACTCCCTCGACGGCGGCAATCCCTTCATCGCCACCGAGGAGCAGGGGGCGCGTATCGACGTCCCCGTCCCGATCCTCGAAACCACCATCACCAGGGAGCAGGCGGTCAGTTTCGATGACCATTACTCCCAGGCCCGCCTGTTCTATCTCAGCCTCAGCGAGGTGGAGCAGCGGCATGTTACCAACGCCTACACCTTTGAACTGGGCAAATGTTATGAGCAATCCATCAAGGAACGCGCGGTGGGGGTGCTGGCGCACATCGACCAGGGCTTGGCCAATACTGTCGCCGATGGGCTCGGTCTGCCGCACCCCGAACCGCAGGACACCGCTGAAGTCACCCCCAGCCCGGCACTGAGTCAGGTGGGGCAGAAGTGGCCGGTCCAGGGCCGCCAGCTCGGCATCCTGACCACCGAAAACTCTGATCCGGCAGCCGTTGCTGAATTGGTTGCGGCGGCCTTCGCCGCTGACCTGGTTCCCCTGGTGATCGGGGAGAGCGGTGGCACCCTCGGCGAGAGTGAGGTCCCGATCTCCCGGACCTACACCACCGCCCGTTCCGTGGAATTTGATGCAGTGGTGGTTGCCGACGCCCCCGACCTGCCAGAGGCCAGGGTGCTGCTCGATGAGGTATTCCGGCATAACAAAGCCGCCGCAGTGCTCAGCGCCGCCGCAGCCAAGGCAGCTGAGCTGGGCTTGTCTACCAGTGGGCCGGGCGTGGTGGAGATCGACACTCTGGCTCAGGCGGTGGAGGCATTGGATCCATTGCTGGCCACGCACCGCGTCTGGGAGCGTGAGCTGGGGGCTTAA